The nucleotide sequence CATCGGGATCAAGCTTTCAGCCAAATGTAACTTGAAAACAAAGAAGAACCAAAAACTAACCGAGCAGTTGAAGATCATAAGGATCTCCTCTAGATTCAATGCCGGTGGGAGTAGTGCAGCCGTAAAAATCGCCCCTTTCACCTTGCTGTTGTTTCCTGAATGAATTAAGACGAGACCATGAACTACATACAGCATGCATGTTGAACAAAATTCCACATTTATGAGCGAGGGAGATGAGGAAGAAATAAGAATGCCTGTACTTGTCGAGAACTTTGCCCTTCTCCTTATAAGGCTTGACAAGAACCCGAGCGTCACAGACGAAATGTGGATTCCCTTTGGCTAAGATCAGCTTCACTGTCTCCGGGTAGCTGAAGGTGACAAAGCCAAACATTCGCTTCTGTTGATACGGGATCCTCACAACCTGAACGGGTCCATAGATGCTATGGATTCCAATAACAAACATTGAAACAGAGATTGGATGCAAAGCTAATTGCTATTGAAGATCTAGTAATTAAAGAACAAACCTGAAGTAGTTAGAGACGTCTTCTTCAGTGAAAGTGCTATCTGAGGGAAAAGTTAAATAGATCTGCCTCGAGCCTGGATTTACCATTGCTGCTAAGTCGCTTCTTTCAATCGGTATTCGCAACAgagctgccgccgccgccgctgctgCGGCCCTGTTGACTGACAAAATGTGCATTAGTTCATAATCGAATTCCACAAACCGAAGAGAAAAAAAGATGCGACCTTTGGCATTCATTTTGTTGCTGTTGGAGCAAGAAGTCGAGTGATTTGGTGGTCGTTGATGGAGAGGACGGGAGCGAACCTATGGGAGAGTATGGGAAGGCTGACGCCGTTAGCTGTGACGCGCCACTGATCCTCTGGCTTTGGGCGGCCGCCGTTATGGTATCCTCCGGAAGGCCGTGAAGGAAGCGGCACGCGGAGCCTTCTTTGCAGTAACCTCTGGAGTAATATGGGCACGGCTTACAGCCGATTCCCCCGGTGGCGGAGTAAGAACGGAGCGGGAGGTCGGTAGCAGACCAGCTCCGGCGATGGTGATTTACGTTGACCTCCCATCCTACCCTGTAAGGAAACGGTACCCATGCTATGCCGCCGCTGGAGCTACGGCACAGCACATCAGGGTAGGAGAGATCACCGGAGGCGGAAGATTTGTTGTCAATAGGATGTGAGCGGTCGCTGGTGGCAGGATCGCTCAGGAAGGAGAGATGATCTTGAAGTTGGAACTCGTCGATGGTGGGATCACCGGCAGCGA is from Zingiber officinale cultivar Zhangliang chromosome 7B, Zo_v1.1, whole genome shotgun sequence and encodes:
- the LOC122006197 gene encoding zinc finger CCCH domain-containing protein 53-like isoform X2, which translates into the protein MTAKERRGFNMDVYEATRVVMARIQSLDVENAAKIMGYVLIQEQGDKEMIRLAFASDALLHSVVLKARGDLGLTGPPLPSASPSFFSPRGNQNSSLFSSLAGVPFPTSFAPPPAFSRSGRSSDELRGFNELLSSHGGVAAGDPTIDEFQLQDHLSFLSDPATSDRSHPIDNKSSASGDLSYPDVLCRSSSGGIAWVPFPYRVGWEVNVNHHRRSWSATDLPLRSYSATGGIGCKPCPYYSRGYCKEGSACRFLHGLPEDTITAAAQSQRISGASQLTASAFPYSPIGSLPSSPSTTTKSLDFLLQQQQNECQRAAAAAAAAALLRIPIERSDLAAMVNPGSRQIYLTFPSDSTFTEEDVSNYFSIYGPVQVVRIPYQQKRMFGFVTFSYPETVKLILAKGNPHFVCDARVLVKPYKEKGKVLDKKQQQGERGDFYGCTTPTGIESRGDPYDLQLLGARVLYNSGSQELLRRKLEEELQAIELQREIKLQARRLMSLQLHDLKNRSLCSSPPASINFPTSAAPACISIPTVDSSRNGSCSSSSQEHSPIGGAELKLNTSNYFSSNAVNSADQNEDSSVDQSIDHNLPNSPFASPTKLSIINAADPFTLEADMASYKSCFSPMKRLSSSSGAIGM
- the LOC122006197 gene encoding zinc finger CCCH domain-containing protein 53-like isoform X3, encoding MDVYEATRVVMARIQSLDVENAAKIMGYVLIQEQGDKEMIRLAFASDALLHSVVLKARGDLGLTGPPLPSASPSFFSPRGNQNSSLFSSLAGVPFPTSFAPPPAFSRSGRSSDELRGFNELLSSHGGVAAGDPTIDEFQLQDHLSFLSDPATSDRSHPIDNKSSASGDLSYPDVLCRSSSGGIAWVPFPYRVGWEVNVNHHRRSWSATDLPLRSYSATGGIGCKPCPYYSRGYCKEGSACRFLHGLPEDTITAAAQSQRISGASQLTASAFPYSPIGSLPSSPSTTTKSLDFLLQQQQNECQRAAAAAAAAALLRIPIERSDLAAMVNPGSRQIYLTFPSDSTFTEEDVSNYFSIYGPVQVVRIPYQQKRMFGFVTFSYPETVKLILAKGNPHFVCDARVLVKPYKEKGKVLDKYRKQQQGERGDFYGCTTPTGIESRGDPYDLQLLGARVLYNSGSQELLRRKLEEELQAIELQREIKLQARRLMSLQLHDLKNRSLCSSPPASINFPTSAAPACISIPTVDSSRNGSCSSSSQEHSPIGGAELKLNTSNYFSSNAVNSADQNEDSSVDQSIDHNLPNSPFASPTKLSIINAADPFTLEADMASYKSCFSPMKRLSSSSGAIGM
- the LOC122006197 gene encoding zinc finger CCCH domain-containing protein 53-like isoform X1, whose translation is MTAKERRGFNMDVYEATRVVMARIQSLDVENAAKIMGYVLIQEQGDKEMIRLAFASDALLHSVVLKARGDLGLTGPPLPSASPSFFSPRGNQNSSLFSSLAGVPFPTSFAPPPAFSRSGRSSDELRGFNELLSSHGGVAAGDPTIDEFQLQDHLSFLSDPATSDRSHPIDNKSSASGDLSYPDVLCRSSSGGIAWVPFPYRVGWEVNVNHHRRSWSATDLPLRSYSATGGIGCKPCPYYSRGYCKEGSACRFLHGLPEDTITAAAQSQRISGASQLTASAFPYSPIGSLPSSPSTTTKSLDFLLQQQQNECQRAAAAAAAAALLRIPIERSDLAAMVNPGSRQIYLTFPSDSTFTEEDVSNYFSIYGPVQVVRIPYQQKRMFGFVTFSYPETVKLILAKGNPHFVCDARVLVKPYKEKGKVLDKYRKQQQGERGDFYGCTTPTGIESRGDPYDLQLLGARVLYNSGSQELLRRKLEEELQAIELQREIKLQARRLMSLQLHDLKNRSLCSSPPASINFPTSAAPACISIPTVDSSRNGSCSSSSQEHSPIGGAELKLNTSNYFSSNAVNSADQNEDSSVDQSIDHNLPNSPFASPTKLSIINAADPFTLEADMASYKSCFSPMKRLSSSSGAIGM
- the LOC122006197 gene encoding zinc finger CCCH domain-containing protein 53-like isoform X4; this encodes MTAKERRGFNMDVYEATRVVMARIQSLDVENAAKIMGYVLIQEQGDKEMIRLAFASDALLHSVVLKARGDLGLTGPPLPSASPSFFSPRGNQNSSLFSSLAGVPFPTSFAPPPAFSRSGRSSDELRGFNELLSSHGGVAAGDPTIDEFQLQDHLSFLSDPATSDRSHPIDNKSSASGDLSYPDVLCRSSSGGIAWVPFPYRVGWEVNVNHHRRSWSATDLPLRSYSATGGIGCKPCPYYSRGYCKEGSACRFLHGLPEDTITAAAQSQRISGASQLTASAFPYSPIGSLPSSPSTTTKSLDFLLQQQQNECQRAAAAAAAAALLRIPIERSDLAAMVNPGSRQIYLTFPSDSTFTEEDVSNYFSIYGPVQVVRIPYQQKRMFGFVTFSYPETVKLILAKGNPHFVCDARVLVKPYKEKGKVLDKYRKQQQGERGDFYGCTTPTGIESRGDPYDLQLLGARVLYNSGSQELLRRKLEEELQAIELQREIKLQARRLMSLQLHDLKNRSLCSSPPASINFPTSAAPACISIPTVDSSRNGSCSSSSQEHSPIGVNSADQNEDSSVDQSIDHNLPNSPFASPTKLSIINAADPFTLEADMASYKSCFSPMKRLSSSSGAIGM